Sequence from the Parus major isolate Abel chromosome 1, Parus_major1.1, whole genome shotgun sequence genome:
TATGCCTGTCGAAAAAACAAGAATGCTTGCTACCTTGGTTCCAGGGCAGGATTCCAGCGCCTGGAGTTTGTTGAGGGCATCATCAAAGCTGTCTTTGCCCTCATTGGTAAGTGAGGTGGACTAAGGGCAGGCTGGACTTCTAACACTTCttgctttgaattttgttttctgatcaAATGGATCTCCGTGTGTTCTGCCCTTTTTCCCTTTAACCATTGAGAAGTGGTGAGAATCCTGCTGTTAATTACACAGCTCTGGCCATAACATGGTTTCCATCCATAGCACTCTTCTGGAGCTTCTGTGAGGTCTCCTGACCACATCTCAGTGCTGATGTACTGTTCACTGTTCAGGGAGGGAGGTAAGATATTTAGGCAAGGGGATCTCATGTGCATGCTGGGAGCACCAGACTGtgaagattttgcttttctattttgaatTCAACCACCTCAGTTGCTGGAAGCCTCCACTGATTTATTgataaaatatgcaaatgatGCAGATGATTTTTTGATTAATCTgtcaaaagtgaaaatattcaCACAAAAAGACTGAACTCCAGATCTTATTGCTGCAGGACTGTTGTGATGGGGTGTGGGGGAGCTGTTTGTCCTTCTGCTGTGTCCAGGCCTGGGAACAAACCCAGTGGGACAGTTTGAGAGCTGTGTAGCTGACTGGAAGTGTTTAGGTCTTGTTTACATTCTGGCAGACTGTATGGCAGTGATTTAGCTTTAGATAAACAACAGGGGATCTGAGGAGCTCAGCACCTGTGGCTGAAGttgaaaaaatatctaaattttaagcatttttgcACTTCTACATTCTATTTGTCTGCTCTTCTTTAGATGCCCCAAGTTGCCTCATTTCTAATCAAGGTACAGGCTGTGACAAAGTCttgctcttgcttttccttcctctctgttATGATACATCAGCACTGAAGGGATGTTGTGTCTACagttttatcattaaaaaatgataaaaatctaaataataGCATTCATTTTGAGGTGTGACTGTGGACATCTTTCCTACAAATCTCCCAGTCTGTGTCTAGAGGTAGCTTGTCAGCTAAAACATTAATctactggttttattttcactttgaaacCACAAACTATTATTTTAACATGTGGAAATTCCAATTCCAATCAAAAGTATGGGAAAAACACTTGGCTAAGACAGACAGTAAAGGCATCAGGAGTAAAACCTGCTGTTTTCATGttaggaaaactgaaaataaatgtggaaCAAAATTGCATTTGTTCTACAGCATATCTACTATACAGCAGGATGCTGGCCTATGCTTTATAAACAATATAATCagctttaatgttttaaaagcagaacaacTTTTAAACCCTCCCCAAACATCATTGATCatataaagcttttaaaagcattttttccttgctggagTACCTCAGATGGCAAGACACCGAGGGGCCAAGGTAAGGGAGAGAGTGGAGCAGTGATTCAAATACTAACCCCATATACATTCCCACAGGAGTTTTAATAACTCTGCACGGTGGAGGGGTTTCCTTTTATGGCTTTAGAGGAAAAATCCCCTTCAAATTATGAGTCTGAACTCCGTTGTCCTGCATGCAGCAGGGCATTGAAACAGTAAATCTATCTTTTGGAGACTTTAGAGTGTGTTATGCTCATGTTTGAACCATTGCAAAAGGCAGCTGAAAAATTTAGTCAGAGGACTACTACAATAGCAAttgtttaaaagaagaaaaagcagcacagaataactcttttcattttcactgctggAAACTGCAAGATGTAAATAGTTCCACCAGGAGTAGAGCTGAATCCTGATTTCCTCTGGCTCTCCACTCTCCAGGTTACGTGATGCTAAAACCTCAAACTCACTGGCATTATTCTGCACAGGGATATATTGCTGCCTCTATAGTTTGTGTAAAGATTTGTCATCAGTTTGTACCTTAAGTACCAGAACAaatggtttttcttctttttccatgtgCAGGGATGGTGGCTGAGCAGTTTGTTCCTGATGGGCCTCATCTGAAGCTGTACAACTACGAGAAGAAGCACTGGGATCACCTGATGAACTGGCAGCATGCCACCATGTACCTCTTCTATGGCATTTCAGGGCTGGTGGACATCGTGGCACACGGGACCAACGCGCTGCCAGCAGCCACGGACAGGATGATGCTTTCCTTAGCAGTCTTTATTGAAGGTCAGTTTACCTCTCCCTGAAGGGATGTGCATGAATCCTGTGCATGGGTATTGATCATTGGGCATCTCAAATCAGCCTTACAGAATGATTTCTGGGTGCTGGGCGTTTCACCCCCCGAAACTCTTCAAGGAGATCACAAGAAGATCAGTCTTGGCTCTCCTTACACTGCCCAGGTCATCATCCAGCGTTGTAGAGGTGTATCTTAGCTTTCCCACCTGGCTCAAACAGCAACTGAAATGTTATGAAAATAGCATCAAGAGCCTGTTTTGGGTAAGTGCTCAGTAGCTCAGGCATGTGTTTGATGTTGGTACTGACATGGTACACAACTAGTTAGTTAAAGCCAGTGTGTGTGAAGGTGACACTGACATAAAGAGAAATGCCAGAAACATTTCACTGCTGTCTAAAATCAGATGCATGGAAATTGCAAGGGAAGAAATGATCTAAAAATGATCACAATTTAttccaggttttcttttctgctacCATCTTCATGGGAGAGCCATGCTGGATGTTCATGTTCATCAGTTACTGCTATTTGCTATctttggagctgctgcctgcatatttttggaagtttttttccGTGGCAGTATTGTGCTAGAGATGCTCCGTACAAGCCTCTGCATATTACAAGGCAGCTGGTTCTGGCAGGTAGGTCACTTTTCTGCCTTTGTAATTTCTTCCTCACCAAAGTTAGTCATTTAACCCTTTGCAGATTTTTCACAGGTTGTATATATAACTCTTAAACACAGACCTCAAAAGACGTACAGAAAATAAGTTCCTTTaaagagatacagaaaaaatattccttttaagAGACAGAAGTATTTCTCATATCCATTTTACAGAAGATGCAGCAGCTGTTTTACTTCAAGTGCCTTTTATTTGAATTAGTAAAGAAGCTAAAGAGTTTTTCTTGAGCTCTTCATGTTACAGAGCTCTCTGATCCCTGTAACATCTTGTTCCAAATTTGCCAGCCAAATGGCAGTGATTTTAGAGCATAGAAATATATGTTCTTTACAAAGAGAGTCTGCACtgtcagctgctggagcagtgaaTAATGCCCAATGTAGCAGTGGACAGGTGAGGCAAAGGGCTCATTGAAATGGCCAGATTCAAAAGGTACTTAAGTTACAGAGTCTCATTAGGAGACTGGGTGATGTAAAGCCTCCTGCTTTCCTAGtgctctgggagctgagcagAAAAAAGAACAGCCAAAACTTTGATATTTCAGGGATGTGGCCCCTGAAAGGACTCTTCAAAATGTAGCTTCCATGCCCTCACTTATTTGTGAGTCTATCCAATAACAGGTATTTGACAGCCACTCTTTCTCTGCTGTCAGAACAAGAGAGAGAGATTTAAGGAGTTGCTGGGAGTCTGTAACAGAAGTAGGAGCACTGATGCTGATGTGTTTCATCTTATAGTGGAGAACTGAGGTCACTCCGATGATTTTTCTTTCCGGCATGTCTAGACTGGCTTCCCCTTTTTCTATGTTGGCCAGACACGATGAATAGAAATGTTTGCTGTTTCTTAGGAGAACTGGACACCCAGCAccaattcaaatatttaaatgcttgcTCTGGCATGAAGACAGACCTCAGAACTGCCTGTATTTTTCTATAAGTGAACTCGAGAATGTGGTGCTGAAGCActtgctggtttattttcttgtttgcaaACTTTCAGCTGGGGATTTAAGAAACTTTGCATAGGAGGAATAGATGCAACCATTGATTCATTGTTTTCTGCCTAGTCTAATTTTAGAACAGATTATTTCTTCAGCTCTAGAGACAatgtgggttttgtttcaaagtaaaaattgaAGTactaaaaatagaagaaatttaAGTGTGGTTTTTTGTCACACCCGCATCAGAATTCAACCATCTGTGTGACTGAAAACCACAcactggctgcagcacaggaaattTGTGAAATGTAAAGGGACTTTCTTTCTGCATCATCAACACCCTCATTCATTGAATTCTCTGCATGGAAATGCAAAATGCACTcccctccttcttcctctcctcttccagtTTCTAAATTCTCAGCTAAATTGCTGAGTGATGACTTTGAAGAGTTCTAAGCAGTAGAGAGGGCTGGTGTTTGTCATGCAAACCCATAGGATTAgccattttcccattttatgcACAAATATGATCTTTCCCAGCTTTGAATAAAAACCAGCTATGTATTTCACATGAACTTTCAGTCTAGCATGAGGAAGCTCCATTTTTATGCCATTTCTGACCTTTCTCTTGGATGGCCCAGAAGAAATAGACTTGTGGCTCCCCTTTATTTGTTCAATGATTATTCATCTTCCCAGCCATGTAACACATTCCCAGACActgctgggaagaagggaggcAGTGCAAATGGCCAGGCAGGTTTTCTGATCCATGAGGTGATTTCAGTTCCAAGCACACAGGGCTGAGCACCAGCCCTCTCCTTACAGTGCATAATTCTGATTGttgcagggcagggctgttgGGCAGGCTCCTTAATTTTCTGGACAAGAACAGTGGGTCTCT
This genomic interval carries:
- the TMEM45A gene encoding transmembrane protein 45A, whose product is MGNFKGHALPGSFFLLFGLWWSVKYPLKYACRKNKNACYLGSRAGFQRLEFVEGIIKAVFALIGMVAEQFVPDGPHLKLYNYEKKHWDHLMNWQHATMYLFYGISGLVDIVAHGTNALPAATDRMMLSLAVFIEGFLFCYHLHGRAMLDVHVHQLLLFAIFGAAACIFLEVFFRGSIVLEMLRTSLCILQGSWFWQIGFVLYPPNGSPEWNQMDHTNMMFLTMCYCWHYAFAFLILAVNYTIVSWAVRSKVKQSQSMEMGLLKTSERDHESEEEI